One part of the Ornithodoros turicata isolate Travis chromosome 2, ASM3712646v1, whole genome shotgun sequence genome encodes these proteins:
- the LOC135385359 gene encoding sulfide:quinone oxidoreductase, mitochondrial-like, protein MLRNVTFRAARKQIQVCSKCPVSSQPSVKDRKDCRLLVVGGGSGGLATASCFSSKLGKGKVIVVEPRDMHFYQPMWTLVGGGLKPLQASVRPMKRVMPRKAQWVKDQVELFCPEENFVITKGGVQIRYDFLVVAMGIQVRFDMIKGLEDALQTPYVGSNYSYETVTKTLNAMQNLKGGNAIFTFPTTPVKCPGAAQKIMYLTDAYLRKEKRREGTDLIFNTSLGTLFGVKKYADALWKVVERKGIKVNLRQELVEVKGKSKEAVFQLLDSKASPKETVTYKYEMLHVTPPMVAPPSLKSAPSLSDAAGFLNVDADTLQHKTFPNVFGIGDCINVPTAKTAAAVAAEYGVLRKNLASVMNGKKADRKYDGYTSCPLVTGENRCILAEFDYSMNALETFPLNQAVERRTMYHLKKDIMPQLYWHFLLRGHWGGPRHIRKLLHLGLSK, encoded by the exons ATGCTGCGTAACGTCACGTTCCGTGCTGCCAGAAAACAGATACAGGTCTGCTCGAAATGTCCCGTATCCAGTCAGCCCTCTGTGAAGGACAGAAAAGATTGCAGGTTACTCGTTGTAGGAGGAGGGTCCGGTGGCCTTGCTACGGCGTCCTGTTTTTCCTCCAAACTGGGCAAGGGAAAAGTGATTGTGGTTGAGCCCAGGGAT ATGCATTTCTATCAGCCCATGTGGACTTTGGTAGGTGGAGGGTTGAAACCTCTGCAGGCTTCTGTACGACCAATGAAACGTGTGATGCCACGAAAAGCACAGTGGGTAAAAGACCAAGTTGAGTTGTTCTGCCCAGAAGAAAACTTTGTTATTACAAAAGGAGGAGTACAG ATAAGGTATGACTTTCTTGTTGTGGCAATGGGAATCCAAGtacgttttgatatg ATTAAAGGACTAGAAGATGCCCTGCAAACACCTTATGTTGGGTCAAACTACTCTTATGAGACTGTGACAAAAACGTTGAATGCAATGCAAAACCTAAAAGGAGGAAATGCAATTTTTACATTCCCAACAACACCAGTGAAATGCCCAGGTGCAGCACAGAAGATTATGTATCTCACAGATGCTTATTTACGGAAG GAAAAGCGGCGTGAAGGAACTGACCTCATATTCAACACATCTCTGGGAACACTATTTGGAGTGAAGAAGTACGCGGATGCTTTGTGGAAAGTCGTGGAGAGGAAGGGAATTAAAGTGAACCTGAGGCAGGAGTTGGTAGAAGTGAAAGGAAAGTCAAAGGAAGCCGTCTTTCAGTTGTTGGACAGCAAAGCAAGCCCCAAGGAAACTGTGACCTACAAG TATGAGATGCTGCATGTTACCCCTCCCATGGTTGCACCACCGTCATTGAAGTCAGCACCATCCTTGAGTGACGCTGCAGGATTCTTGAATGTGGATGCCGACACACTGCAGCACAAGACATTTCCCAACGTTTTTGGCATTGGAGACTGCATAAATGTTCCTACAGCCAAAACTGCAGCAGCTGTTG CTGCAGAATATGGTGTCTTACGCAAGAACCTAGCGAGTGTAATGAATGGGAAAAAAGCAGACAGAAAG TATGATGGCTACACATCTTGTCCGTTGGTAACGGGTGAAAACCGCTGCATCCTGGCCGAGTTTGACTACAGTATGAATGCCCTGGAGACATTCCCTCTGAACCAAGCGGTGGAGAGGAGAACCATGTACCATCTCAAGAAAGATATTATGCCACAACTTTACTGGCACTTCCTACTCAG AGGACACTGGGGAGGTCCTCGCCACATCAGGAAACTTTTGCATCTTGGCCTTAGTAAATGA